One Mycoavidus sp. B2-EB genomic region harbors:
- a CDS encoding DUF484 family protein: MNDNQIAEYLLAHPEFFERQAELLASVRLANPHGGRAVSLHERQMDILRAKNKQLERHLAQLMHQGQKNDGLMFKLGILAKRILAEQKLAAVPQLIEQVLGETFEVAAAVRIWDVAAPYMQEGFVCIPNHETSLLANQLARPYCGNEIKPDVRQWLTADTASESFALVALRNPLGDEANAFGLLVLGAPDAQRFQEGMATDFLSYMGVLVSAALSRLLASSESQ, from the coding sequence ATGAACGACAATCAAATTGCTGAATATTTACTGGCGCACCCGGAATTTTTTGAGCGTCAGGCCGAACTGCTGGCTAGCGTGCGGTTAGCCAATCCACATGGCGGTCGCGCGGTGTCATTGCACGAGCGCCAAATGGATATATTGCGGGCAAAAAATAAACAGCTTGAGCGGCATTTGGCGCAACTGATGCATCAGGGACAAAAAAATGATGGGCTGATGTTCAAGCTTGGCATACTGGCTAAGCGAATCTTGGCTGAACAAAAACTTGCCGCAGTGCCGCAATTGATTGAACAGGTCCTGGGTGAGACTTTTGAGGTGGCCGCCGCAGTACGTATTTGGGATGTGGCGGCACCTTATATGCAGGAGGGTTTTGTGTGTATCCCAAATCATGAAACTTCCCTGTTAGCAAATCAATTGGCTAGGCCGTATTGTGGGAATGAGATTAAGCCTGATGTGAGGCAATGGTTAACGGCTGACACAGCGTCGGAATCTTTCGCGTTAGTTGCCTTACGCAATCCGCTGGGTGATGAAGCAAATGCATTTGGCCTATTGGTGCTGGGCGCGCCTGATGCACAGCGTTTTCAGGAGGGCATGGCAACGGATTTCCTGTCCTATATGGGTGTCTTGGTGAGTGCGGCTCTAAGCCGTTTACTTGCTTCTAGCGAGTCGCAGTGA
- a CDS encoding tyrosine recombinase XerC — protein sequence MKALADPISGYLDSLIYERKLSKYTWTTYAHELTQLVALAGTRALNTLTPADIREGVIRARAQGLAARSIARRLSVWRSFYRWLALHSVLESNPVAAVRAPKGAKILPKALSVDDARIMMEANPSQAPQALRDCAMVELFYSCGLRLAELIHLDFEYKVQAGGYRSAGWLDLPGKQVHVTGKGNRQRTVPIGRKAMTALQAWLTVRPQFIREDACPLFLSSHGRRISASSVKQRVKRVALTAGIAANVHPHVLRHSFATHVLQSSGDLRAVQEMLGHASISTTQIYTSLDFQHLAKIYDQAHPRARKRS from the coding sequence GTGAAGGCGCTAGCCGATCCAATTTCGGGTTATCTTGATAGTTTAATCTATGAGCGTAAGCTGTCTAAGTATACGTGGACTACTTATGCTCATGAGCTAACACAGCTGGTTGCACTCGCCGGCACGCGAGCGCTCAATACGCTTACTCCAGCGGATATTCGTGAAGGGGTTATCCGTGCGCGCGCCCAAGGCTTAGCAGCACGCTCAATTGCACGTCGGCTTTCTGTTTGGCGTAGCTTTTATCGTTGGTTAGCCTTACATTCTGTGCTAGAAAGTAATCCAGTGGCTGCAGTGCGTGCGCCAAAGGGCGCCAAAATCTTGCCCAAGGCTCTCTCCGTTGATGATGCGAGAATAATGATGGAAGCCAACCCAAGCCAGGCGCCGCAGGCCCTAAGGGATTGCGCTATGGTCGAATTATTTTATTCATGCGGCTTGCGGTTGGCTGAATTGATTCATTTGGATTTTGAATATAAAGTGCAGGCGGGCGGTTATCGCTCGGCAGGTTGGCTAGATTTGCCCGGCAAGCAAGTCCATGTAACGGGTAAGGGCAACCGTCAGCGGACCGTGCCAATTGGTCGTAAAGCTATGACGGCTCTGCAGGCCTGGCTTACGGTACGGCCACAGTTTATACGCGAGGATGCGTGCCCCCTTTTTTTATCTTCACATGGCCGTAGGATCTCAGCGAGTTCAGTGAAACAACGTGTCAAACGAGTCGCGCTAACGGCTGGAATTGCGGCCAATGTGCATCCGCATGTTTTGCGCCATTCGTTTGCGACTCATGTACTTCAATCTAGTGGTGACTTGCGCGCGGTACAGGAAATGCTCGGCCATGCGAGCATTTCCACGACGCAGATTTACACCTCATTAGACTTTCAGCATTTGGCTAAAATTTATGATCAAGCACACCCGCGCGCGCGCAAGCGGAGTTGA
- a CDS encoding DUF979 domain-containing protein: MTLSINYLYWLVGAILAVIALMIVSDRTHPKRLQAGSFWAIYACIFLIGERLPAELVGILVIIMALLAGFGGVVAGPARAGLSENARHQSVQRLGNKLFIPALTIPAVTVIGTLLAPYLVFNTLPLFDPKNITLLSFGLGCIVAAGLSCWLTRDNVGQSIHEARRLTESLSWAVVLPQLLGTLGLVFSEAGVGKAVSFLSTAYINMDLRLTAVIVYCVGMALFTMVMGNAFAAFPVMAGGVGVPILVGMHHADPAIMAALGMFSGYCGTLLTPMAANFNMVPAALLELPDKNGVIKAQAPTAFVLLAVNIILMYVLVFR; encoded by the coding sequence ATGACTTTATCCATTAATTATCTATATTGGCTGGTCGGGGCAATCCTAGCTGTGATTGCGCTTATGATCGTAAGCGATCGCACGCACCCTAAACGCTTGCAAGCAGGCAGCTTTTGGGCAATTTATGCATGCATTTTTCTTATCGGTGAGAGATTACCCGCGGAACTGGTAGGTATTCTAGTTATCATCATGGCCCTACTTGCTGGATTTGGCGGCGTTGTCGCGGGCCCTGCACGCGCAGGTTTATCGGAGAACGCGCGCCATCAAAGCGTGCAACGTTTGGGTAACAAACTCTTTATCCCCGCCCTCACGATTCCGGCGGTCACCGTCATTGGCACTTTGTTAGCGCCGTATCTTGTTTTCAATACACTACCTCTGTTTGACCCGAAAAATATCACTCTACTTTCATTTGGTTTAGGCTGTATCGTGGCAGCTGGACTTAGCTGCTGGCTGACCCGTGATAACGTTGGGCAGTCCATACACGAAGCACGGCGCTTGACCGAATCACTCAGCTGGGCAGTGGTGCTGCCGCAATTATTAGGCACCTTAGGCTTGGTGTTTTCAGAAGCTGGGGTCGGCAAAGCGGTGTCATTTCTCAGTACCGCCTATATCAATATGGATTTGCGCTTAACCGCGGTGATTGTCTACTGCGTTGGCATGGCGCTCTTTACGATGGTCATGGGGAATGCTTTTGCGGCATTTCCAGTGATGGCAGGGGGGGTTGGCGTACCCATTTTGGTTGGCATGCATCACGCTGACCCAGCCATTATGGCCGCGCTTGGCATGTTCTCTGGCTATTGCGGCACCTTACTCACACCAATGGCCGCCAATTTCAATATGGTGCCGGCTGCTTTGCTTGAGTTGCCGGATAAAAATGGGGTCATTAAAGCCCAAGCACCGACCGCGTTTGTTTTACTTGCGGTCAATATCATCCTAATGTACGTGTTGGTATTTCGTTAA
- a CDS encoding DUF969 domain-containing protein: MQTLVNLWPLLGVATITLGFLLHFNPLLAVAAAAVITCLAAGFPVREIFATIGTGFVKTRNLPLIILLPLAVIGLLERHGLREHAQAWIARIRSATVGRLLIVYLFVRELTAALGLTGLGGHPQMVRPLLAPMVEGAAQSRYGKISDALRYRLRAFSAATDNVGLFFGEDIFVAFGAIILMATFLREAGIEVAPLRIALWGIPTAICAFIIHAFRLYQLDRKLDREFSQHSDSVKRNVEGEPS, translated from the coding sequence ATGCAAACACTTGTCAATTTATGGCCGCTGTTGGGTGTAGCTACCATTACCCTTGGTTTCTTGCTCCATTTTAATCCGCTGCTAGCCGTGGCCGCCGCGGCCGTTATTACGTGTCTTGCCGCCGGTTTCCCGGTTAGAGAAATCTTCGCTACCATCGGTACGGGTTTTGTCAAAACGCGTAATTTACCACTCATTATTTTACTGCCCTTAGCTGTGATTGGCCTACTGGAGCGGCATGGCTTACGTGAGCACGCACAAGCCTGGATTGCCCGGATTCGTTCAGCAACGGTTGGGCGCTTATTAATTGTTTATTTATTTGTGCGCGAGCTCACTGCGGCGCTCGGTTTAACCGGCCTAGGTGGCCATCCGCAAATGGTACGCCCTCTGCTCGCCCCTATGGTCGAAGGCGCGGCGCAAAGTCGTTACGGCAAAATTAGCGATGCGTTACGCTACCGGTTACGAGCATTTTCTGCGGCCACTGACAATGTCGGCCTCTTTTTTGGTGAGGATATTTTTGTTGCCTTCGGCGCCATTATCCTTATGGCAACTTTCTTGCGTGAAGCCGGCATTGAGGTTGCGCCGTTAAGGATTGCGCTATGGGGGATTCCAACCGCCATCTGCGCCTTCATTATTCATGCCTTCCGACTTTATCAACTGGACCGCAAACTGGACCGCGAATTTAGCCAGCACTCTGACTCTGTCAAGCGTAACGTAGAAGGAGAGCCATCATGA
- the pxpA gene encoding 5-oxoprolinase subunit PxpA: MQIDLNADLGEGCATDEALLDLISSANIACGWHAGGANEISNCTRWALQKGIAIGAHPSFNDRENFGRTEHRLSAEEIHAAILYQLGALSAIVRAQGAYVTHVKPHGALYNQAAREPALAQAISAAVRDFDPKLAIFGLANSALITAAQQAGLQAVEEVFADRAYRADGSLVPRGIPGAVLEDEDEVLTRTLKMVREQRVQAINGHWVPLKVQTICLHGDNPHALAFARRIRAQFDVEGIQVCSTLTTP, translated from the coding sequence ATGCAGATTGATCTAAATGCCGATCTAGGGGAAGGGTGCGCCACAGACGAAGCTTTGCTGGATCTCATTAGTTCCGCCAATATTGCTTGTGGCTGGCACGCCGGGGGCGCCAACGAAATCTCTAATTGCACACGTTGGGCATTGCAAAAAGGGATTGCCATCGGCGCACACCCTAGTTTCAATGATCGCGAAAACTTTGGCCGCACCGAGCACCGCTTATCCGCAGAGGAGATTCATGCTGCGATTCTCTATCAACTCGGAGCGCTCAGCGCTATCGTGCGCGCGCAAGGCGCTTACGTTACTCATGTCAAACCGCATGGCGCACTGTACAACCAAGCAGCGCGCGAGCCTGCATTGGCCCAAGCCATTAGCGCCGCGGTACGTGACTTTGACCCGAAATTAGCCATTTTTGGGCTAGCCAATAGCGCATTAATCACCGCCGCGCAGCAAGCGGGCCTACAGGCCGTTGAAGAGGTTTTTGCAGATCGAGCCTATCGTGCAGACGGCTCGCTAGTGCCTCGTGGCATACCGGGAGCGGTGCTCGAAGATGAAGATGAAGTCTTAACCCGCACCTTAAAAATGGTTCGTGAGCAACGCGTGCAAGCCATCAATGGGCATTGGGTCCCGCTTAAAGTACAAACCATTTGCTTACATGGGGATAATCCTCATGCGCTTGCTTTTGCCCGGCGCATTCGCGCTCAATTTGATGTTGAGGGCATTCAAGTCTGTTCAACTTTAACCACGCCATAG
- a CDS encoding biotin-dependent carboxyltransferase family protein has translation MIEVLRAGLLTSVQDLGRKGYRMSGVCTSGALDTLALHIANRLVGNMPEAAGLEVTAGPVHLHFTQTTRVALSGADFNATLDDHPVHAWWSFPVEAGQTLRLHTPKIGMRAYLAIHGGIDVAPMLGSRSTDLKAGFGGLNGRALKDGDLLPLGATRSSIRTSHALQMPAFGIKAPGWHRFEHRNLREENKTSLCGTPGTSVRVLRGPEYSHFTAAAHEHFWSEPWLITTNSNRMGYRLAGPELTRTKNLELLSHAVLPGTIQVPGNGQPIVLMHDAQTTGGYAKIGVVIQADLWRLAQARLASNLYFTECTITDARTAYADLQRYLTQIEFAIDQQYQGYAQSTKAPA, from the coding sequence ATGATTGAAGTTTTGCGAGCAGGTTTACTCACTTCGGTACAGGACCTTGGCCGAAAAGGCTACCGTATGTCAGGGGTGTGTACTAGCGGCGCACTCGATACCCTCGCCTTACATATTGCCAATCGGCTAGTCGGCAATATGCCTGAGGCGGCAGGACTTGAAGTGACCGCTGGGCCAGTCCATTTGCATTTTACGCAAACAACACGAGTTGCCCTGAGCGGCGCTGATTTTAACGCAACGCTTGATGACCACCCGGTTCATGCTTGGTGGAGTTTTCCGGTTGAAGCCGGACAAACCCTGCGCTTGCATACCCCTAAAATCGGCATGCGCGCTTATCTTGCCATTCATGGCGGCATCGACGTGGCGCCTATGCTCGGCTCGCGCAGTACAGATTTAAAAGCGGGTTTTGGTGGCCTGAACGGGCGCGCGCTAAAAGATGGAGACCTATTACCACTGGGCGCTACACGGTCCTCAATACGTACCTCTCACGCGTTACAAATGCCGGCCTTCGGGATTAAAGCACCCGGTTGGCACCGCTTTGAACACCGTAATCTGCGTGAAGAAAATAAAACTTCGCTGTGTGGCACACCAGGCACTAGCGTACGCGTATTACGTGGCCCTGAATATAGCCACTTTACTGCCGCGGCGCATGAACATTTCTGGTCTGAGCCATGGCTCATCACAACCAATAGTAATCGCATGGGTTACCGCCTTGCTGGCCCTGAGCTAACACGGACAAAAAATCTTGAGCTGCTCTCTCATGCGGTCCTACCCGGCACGATTCAAGTACCTGGCAATGGGCAGCCGATTGTGCTCATGCATGATGCACAAACGACTGGCGGCTACGCAAAAATTGGGGTCGTTATCCAAGCCGATTTATGGCGCTTAGCGCAAGCGCGCCTTGCCAGCAATTTGTATTTTACGGAATGCACCATCACCGATGCGCGTACCGCTTATGCAGATTTACAGCGCTATTTAACTCAGATTGAATTCGCCATTGATCAACAATATCAAGGTTACGCACAATCAACCAAAGCGCCAGCCTGA
- the pxpB gene encoding 5-oxoprolinase subunit PxpB, with amino-acid sequence MDFPRIFPFGEGALVCESPAPATLACQKRFWAMAAAAQQWPQVTEIVPGMNNLTVFFDPLAADVDTLAKMLAKAWRTADDNLKPGRLVEIPVCYGGQSGPDLAKVAQHTKLSIEEIIKRHTHTEYTVFCLGFQPGFAYLGGLDPKLATPRRAEPRVAIPAGSVGIGGAQTGVYPASSPGGWQLIGRTEAKLFDPMRTPPTLLQPGDRVRFTIASQTTITL; translated from the coding sequence ATGGACTTTCCGCGTATTTTCCCTTTTGGCGAGGGCGCCCTTGTATGCGAGTCGCCGGCCCCGGCCACGCTCGCTTGCCAAAAGCGCTTCTGGGCCATGGCGGCAGCGGCGCAGCAGTGGCCTCAGGTGACAGAGATCGTACCCGGAATGAATAATTTAACCGTGTTTTTCGATCCATTAGCCGCTGACGTAGACACGCTTGCAAAAATGCTGGCCAAAGCTTGGCGCACCGCTGATGACAATCTAAAACCCGGCCGTTTGGTCGAAATTCCAGTGTGTTATGGGGGACAATCTGGGCCAGACCTCGCCAAAGTCGCGCAGCATACAAAACTGAGTATTGAAGAAATCATTAAGCGTCATACCCATACCGAATACACCGTCTTTTGCCTCGGTTTTCAACCTGGTTTTGCTTATTTAGGGGGCTTGGATCCAAAACTTGCAACGCCTCGACGAGCCGAGCCGCGCGTTGCGATACCAGCAGGCTCAGTTGGCATTGGCGGTGCACAGACAGGGGTTTATCCGGCCAGCTCACCAGGCGGCTGGCAATTAATTGGACGTACAGAAGCAAAATTATTTGATCCTATGCGTACTCCGCCCACCCTCCTCCAACCCGGGGATCGAGTACGCTTTACCATAGCGAGCCAAACCACCATAACCCTTTAA
- a CDS encoding 5-formyltetrahydrofolate cyclo-ligase, with protein sequence MGLQSIACKSTETAANSSKISLRAALLAARQTQSVQLHSEAALAAQVVTLLAERKPHCVGFYWPFAGEFDARTTLINWLHETPTHCAALPAVTERGGVLRFYHWTPETPMQEGYFKIPVPAHPIEVQPDVLLVPCVGFDLARYRLGYGGGYYDRTLARLEPRPFTVGISYECGRVTDRLPREPHDISLDLILTEKMRYE encoded by the coding sequence ATGGGCTTACAGAGCATAGCATGTAAATCTACAGAGACAGCGGCTAATTCCTCAAAAATTTCATTACGCGCCGCTTTGCTCGCAGCCAGGCAAACTCAGTCCGTTCAGTTGCATAGCGAAGCGGCGCTAGCGGCGCAGGTTGTCACTTTACTCGCTGAACGCAAGCCGCACTGCGTAGGATTTTATTGGCCTTTTGCCGGTGAATTCGATGCACGTACAACCCTGATTAATTGGCTGCATGAAACCCCCACCCATTGCGCAGCATTGCCGGCTGTGACTGAAAGAGGAGGTGTGTTACGCTTTTATCACTGGACGCCGGAAACACCGATGCAAGAGGGTTATTTCAAAATTCCAGTGCCAGCTCACCCCATCGAAGTGCAACCTGATGTATTGCTTGTGCCATGCGTAGGCTTCGATCTAGCGCGCTATCGGCTTGGCTATGGGGGAGGGTATTATGACCGTACGCTAGCCAGGCTTGAGCCACGGCCATTTACCGTAGGCATTAGTTATGAGTGCGGCCGAGTGACGGATAGATTGCCACGTGAGCCACATGATATTTCACTTGATTTAATCCTCACTGAAAAGATGCGCTATGAATGA
- a CDS encoding transglycosylase SLT domain-containing protein — MIRHVTQVYRVLPVVCTLAMLMSCSTASAVRVRPESLPTEPDAVFLALREAAQKNDVLHAVELARRIPAYPSPSYVEYFTLKPQLFDALGQARPNVPDPLILNFLQKYEGQAIADRMRNDYLLVLGARHAWHDFDEQYQRFVLKDDLQLKCYALQAQAVRGKEVADAARALLVAPSRYGNGCVELISVLTQKKQFDQDDIWRQIRLAYENNEVEVGNRIADALGPQRPSQKQFAMAATQPQALLERGIPINTAAHQLALLAITRIARQDPILAAAIFTPVAARLTPQEQATGWGTIAYRAALEKIPLALDWYRLATGGWLSNPAYEWRVRAALSAENWPLVLKAIEMMPGALRNQPVWIYWQGRALHATGKSALAVQAWQKIASNFDFYGQLATEALGRQITLPPTTEVAELEVEIKRMQALPGFQLAEHFYRLQMYFEGAREWNWALRGMNDRQLLAAAELARRLKLYERVVNTAERTQQEHDFKLRYILPLRDIMERNAQLINLDLAWAYGLIRQESRFISDAHSSAGATGLMQLMPGTAQLVARKIGLGKIPSAKINDVDTNILLGMNYLAMMYAELDASPVLASAAYNAGPLRAQKWRAALTRPIEGAIFTETIPFNETRGYVKKVLANAVYYAILLNGPPQSLKARLGVIAPQNAPEAQP, encoded by the coding sequence GTGATTCGACACGTAACTCAAGTATATCGTGTGCTGCCGGTAGTTTGTACACTCGCTATGCTGATGAGTTGCAGTACAGCAAGTGCTGTGCGCGTGCGCCCCGAGAGCTTGCCGACCGAACCAGATGCCGTGTTCCTTGCCTTGCGTGAAGCCGCCCAGAAAAATGATGTTCTGCATGCAGTTGAGCTCGCGCGCCGCATTCCAGCCTATCCAAGCCCCTCCTACGTAGAATATTTTACGCTTAAGCCGCAACTCTTCGATGCCTTAGGTCAGGCGCGCCCAAACGTGCCTGATCCGTTGATTCTGAATTTTCTACAAAAATATGAAGGGCAAGCGATTGCCGATCGGATGCGCAATGATTATTTGCTGGTGTTAGGCGCGCGTCATGCATGGCATGACTTTGATGAGCAATACCAACGCTTTGTGCTAAAAGATGATCTGCAACTTAAATGCTATGCGCTGCAGGCGCAAGCGGTGCGCGGCAAGGAGGTCGCTGATGCGGCGCGCGCTTTACTGGTTGCGCCAAGCCGTTATGGCAATGGCTGTGTAGAGCTTATCTCGGTTTTAACGCAAAAAAAGCAGTTTGACCAGGATGATATTTGGCGGCAGATCCGGCTGGCGTATGAAAACAACGAAGTCGAAGTAGGTAATCGGATTGCGGATGCACTAGGGCCGCAGCGCCCGAGCCAAAAACAATTTGCAATGGCGGCGACCCAACCCCAGGCTTTGCTTGAGCGGGGCATACCGATTAATACCGCGGCGCATCAGTTGGCACTGCTTGCGATTACCCGCATTGCCCGTCAGGATCCCATTTTAGCGGCTGCGATTTTTACCCCAGTCGCAGCGCGCTTAACGCCGCAAGAACAGGCTACGGGTTGGGGCACGATTGCCTATCGGGCAGCGCTTGAAAAAATACCCCTGGCGCTGGATTGGTATCGATTAGCGACGGGTGGCTGGTTGTCTAATCCAGCTTATGAATGGCGTGTGCGTGCAGCTCTATCGGCAGAAAATTGGCCGCTGGTGCTTAAAGCAATTGAAATGATGCCGGGTGCATTACGTAATCAACCCGTCTGGATTTATTGGCAGGGCCGCGCGCTGCATGCAACCGGTAAAAGTGCTTTAGCAGTGCAAGCTTGGCAGAAAATTGCATCAAATTTTGATTTTTACGGACAGTTGGCTACAGAAGCCCTCGGAAGGCAGATTACTCTGCCCCCAACCACGGAGGTTGCCGAGCTTGAAGTAGAAATCAAGCGCATGCAAGCGCTGCCTGGTTTTCAGCTAGCGGAGCATTTTTACCGCTTGCAGATGTATTTTGAAGGCGCGCGGGAATGGAATTGGGCTTTACGTGGTATGAATGATCGCCAGTTGTTGGCGGCGGCGGAATTAGCGCGGCGGCTTAAGTTATATGAGCGCGTAGTGAATACGGCTGAACGTACGCAGCAAGAGCATGACTTTAAACTGCGCTATATTTTGCCATTGCGCGATATTATGGAGCGCAATGCACAATTAATTAACCTAGATCTCGCGTGGGCCTATGGCTTAATTCGGCAAGAGTCACGTTTTATTAGCGATGCGCATTCTAGTGCTGGGGCAACCGGTTTAATGCAGTTAATGCCTGGGACGGCGCAACTCGTGGCGCGTAAAATTGGTTTAGGGAAAATACCTAGCGCAAAAATTAATGATGTTGACACCAATATTCTGCTTGGGATGAATTATCTGGCGATGATGTATGCCGAGCTTGATGCTTCGCCCGTGCTTGCCTCCGCGGCTTACAATGCCGGCCCGCTGCGTGCGCAAAAATGGCGCGCAGCATTAACGAGGCCAATTGAAGGCGCTATATTTACAGAAACCATTCCATTCAATGAAACACGTGGCTATGTGAAAAAAGTTTTGGCGAATGCGGTTTACTATGCCATTTTATTAAATGGGCCTCCGCAGTCGCTTAAAGCGCGGCTTGGTGTAATTGCACCACAAAATGCGCCTGAAGCGCAGCCATAA
- a CDS encoding multifunctional CCA addition/repair protein, with translation MKIYEVGGALRDELLGLSVRDRDYVVVGATPEQMIQSGYRPVGRDFPVFLHPQTHSEYALARTERKTARGYHGFQFYYAPDVTLEQDLARRDLTINAMARALDANGAPLGPVLDPFNGQADLAARVLRHVGDAFSEDPVRILRLARFAARFADFSVADETLSLMRKMVVDGEVDALVPERIWQELARGLMEAKPSRMFAVLRDCGALARILPEVDALYGVPQCAEFHPEIDTGVHVMMALDDAAACGYALTVRFAVLTHDLGKGNTPAQMLPHHTGHEGRSVTLLRPLCDRLKVPKACRDLALLVAREHGNIHRSLKFGASALTRLLERCDAWRKPERLVEIMQACEADARGRLGFETVAYPQTARLSYALDAARKVDAGAIAAYCHAVPQAIKAALQRARIAAVEVALNPVSDLAL, from the coding sequence ATGAAAATCTATGAGGTAGGCGGGGCGCTGCGTGATGAGCTACTTGGCCTGTCAGTGCGGGACCGTGATTATGTCGTCGTCGGGGCGACCCCTGAGCAAATGATTCAATCTGGCTATCGGCCGGTTGGCCGTGATTTTCCTGTATTTTTGCATCCGCAAACGCACTCTGAATATGCATTGGCGCGTACTGAGCGCAAAACTGCGCGCGGCTATCATGGTTTTCAATTTTATTATGCGCCAGATGTAACCCTTGAGCAGGATTTGGCGCGACGCGATTTAACGATTAATGCAATGGCGCGCGCCCTCGATGCAAACGGAGCGCCGCTGGGCCCAGTGCTGGATCCCTTTAATGGTCAAGCCGATTTGGCGGCGCGTGTTTTGCGTCATGTAGGAGATGCTTTTTCTGAAGATCCGGTGCGAATTTTGCGCTTAGCGCGTTTTGCGGCACGCTTTGCAGATTTCTCGGTAGCGGATGAGACACTGAGTTTGATGCGCAAAATGGTGGTGGATGGAGAAGTCGATGCGCTTGTGCCTGAACGTATTTGGCAGGAACTCGCGCGAGGTTTGATGGAAGCTAAACCCTCGCGCATGTTTGCGGTGTTGCGCGACTGTGGCGCGTTGGCGCGTATCTTGCCTGAAGTCGATGCACTTTATGGCGTGCCGCAGTGCGCTGAGTTTCATCCAGAAATTGATACAGGTGTGCATGTGATGATGGCGCTAGACGATGCGGCGGCCTGTGGCTATGCGTTGACAGTGCGGTTTGCGGTGTTAACGCATGATTTAGGTAAAGGCAATACACCGGCACAGATGCTGCCGCACCATACAGGTCACGAAGGGCGCAGCGTTACTCTATTGCGTCCGTTATGCGATCGTCTGAAGGTACCCAAAGCTTGTCGTGATTTAGCTCTACTGGTAGCGCGCGAACATGGCAATATTCATCGCTCGCTTAAATTTGGGGCGAGCGCCCTAACGCGTTTACTTGAGCGTTGCGATGCCTGGCGTAAACCAGAGCGTTTGGTTGAAATTATGCAGGCATGTGAAGCGGATGCGCGGGGCCGGCTGGGTTTTGAAACCGTAGCTTACCCACAAACTGCCCGGCTTAGCTATGCGCTGGATGCTGCGCGCAAGGTTGATGCGGGGGCCATTGCTGCATATTGCCATGCAGTGCCGCAGGCAATTAAAGCCGCCTTGCAGCGCGCCCGCATAGCCGCGGTTGAAGTCGCCCTCAACCCGGTGAGTGATTTGGCGCTTTAA